In Deinococcus carri, one DNA window encodes the following:
- a CDS encoding N-acetylglucosamine kinase — protein MRRPLVSPQSLLALGLDAGGSGTQWALVRGDEGLAGGVAPPLTAALLSTELGRAALAALAEALPARPDLLHAGLPGLSAGTPFAAVVSDTLAQTFGLPAARVSVEGDLDLAYRAHLAPGAGILLYAGTGSIAYHVAGDGVVFRAGGRGYRLGDDGGGFSLGRAALRWVTDALDAGEVPSSPLAEELAALTGGLDWDTLRAFAYGRPGAAAIASLAPAVGRAADRGDVVAAHLLDEASRSLADLARRVQGRAGLLPVTATGGALRVSPLFPAALVRQLPGVTVAWRDHAETAARFALAHNGTAR, from the coding sequence CTGAGGCGGCCGCTTGTTTCCCCTCAGTCTCTCCTCGCGCTGGGACTGGATGCCGGGGGCAGCGGCACGCAGTGGGCGCTGGTCCGGGGGGATGAGGGGCTGGCCGGGGGGGTGGCCCCACCCCTCACCGCCGCGCTGCTGTCCACCGAACTGGGGAGAGCGGCCCTCGCGGCCCTGGCAGAAGCTCTCCCCGCCCGGCCCGACCTGCTGCACGCCGGTCTGCCCGGCCTGAGTGCCGGGACACCGTTCGCGGCTGTCGTCAGCGACACGTTGGCCCAGACCTTCGGCCTGCCCGCCGCACGGGTGAGCGTGGAGGGCGACCTCGACCTCGCCTACCGCGCCCACCTCGCGCCGGGGGCGGGCATTCTGCTGTACGCGGGGACGGGCAGTATCGCCTATCACGTCGCCGGGGACGGAGTGGTGTTCCGGGCAGGGGGCCGCGGCTACCGCCTGGGGGACGACGGAGGCGGCTTCAGCCTGGGGCGGGCGGCCCTGCGCTGGGTGACAGACGCGCTGGATGCCGGGGAGGTGCCGTCCTCGCCGCTGGCCGAAGAACTCGCCGCGCTCACGGGCGGCCTGGACTGGGACACGCTGCGGGCCTTCGCCTACGGCAGGCCGGGGGCCGCCGCCATTGCCTCCCTCGCGCCCGCCGTGGGCCGCGCCGCCGACCGGGGGGACGTGGTAGCCGCGCACCTGCTGGACGAGGCGTCCCGCTCGCTCGCGGACCTGGCGCGGCGGGTGCAGGGGCGGGCCGGTCTCCTGCCGGTCACGGCGACGGGGGGCGCACTCCGGGTCAGCCCACTGTTTCCCGCCGCGCTGGTCCGCCAGCTTCCCGGCGTCACGGTGGCGTGGCGGGACCATGCGGAGACGGCGGCCCGCTTTGCCCTAGCCCATAACGGGACAGCGCGCTAG
- a CDS encoding family 10 glycosylhydrolase yields the protein MKTALLSALLAASLAGAQPVPIPASAPLELRGLWVDAFGPGLKTPAEIDRLVSDARAMNVNVLFAQVGRRGDCYCNRAAMPRTDDPAVPEGFDPLAYLIEKAHPLGIQVHAWIITTAIWNSPTPPKSPDHAFNLHGPDRQGRDNWLMKKFDGTVKGGADWILDPGHPDAAEYIRNMYVSVVKNYDVDGIQFDRVRYPDYNPVGGPNGWGYNETALERYRAETGAQGTPAPEDPAWAVWRRTQVTNLVRDTALAVKAVRPDVSVNAATITYGAGPTTDEGFRATRTYNEVLQDWATWVREGYLDVNVMMNYKRDFVPEQAGWFNTWAAYAAGLKVRAPWATQVSGAAIYLNDPRSTLAQVRKTRSSGLGWAGYSYRTPTADVNAGKRTTADALPELILTLAGPGGPFAAPARWVRPDPQTFRAIRGTLTAASGPLGGREVCLLDEGGRELARTTTNAAGGYGFLRVPGRAVRVAAGGVSSEVHSDLVTASAGRVTDLAPLALP from the coding sequence ATGAAGACTGCCCTGCTTTCCGCTCTGCTCGCCGCGTCCCTGGCCGGGGCGCAGCCCGTGCCGATTCCCGCCAGCGCCCCGCTCGAACTGCGCGGGTTGTGGGTGGACGCCTTCGGCCCCGGCCTCAAGACGCCCGCCGAGATTGACCGGCTGGTGTCGGACGCTCGCGCCATGAACGTGAACGTGCTGTTCGCGCAGGTGGGCCGCCGCGGCGACTGCTACTGCAACCGCGCCGCCATGCCGCGCACCGACGACCCCGCCGTGCCGGAGGGCTTCGACCCCCTGGCGTACCTGATCGAAAAGGCGCACCCCCTGGGCATCCAGGTCCACGCCTGGATCATCACGACGGCCATCTGGAACTCGCCCACGCCGCCGAAAAGTCCGGACCACGCCTTCAACCTCCACGGCCCCGACAGACAGGGCCGCGACAACTGGCTGATGAAGAAGTTCGACGGCACGGTCAAGGGCGGCGCGGACTGGATCCTCGACCCCGGCCACCCCGACGCCGCCGAGTACATCAGGAACATGTACGTCAGCGTCGTGAAAAATTACGATGTGGACGGCATCCAGTTCGACCGCGTGCGCTACCCCGACTACAACCCGGTGGGCGGCCCCAATGGCTGGGGCTACAACGAGACGGCGCTGGAGCGGTACCGCGCCGAGACGGGTGCCCAGGGCACGCCCGCCCCCGAGGATCCCGCCTGGGCCGTGTGGCGGCGCACCCAGGTCACGAATCTGGTGCGCGACACGGCGCTGGCGGTCAAGGCCGTGCGGCCCGACGTGAGCGTGAACGCCGCGACCATCACCTACGGGGCCGGGCCGACCACCGACGAGGGCTTCCGAGCGACTCGCACCTACAACGAGGTCTTGCAGGACTGGGCCACCTGGGTGCGCGAGGGCTACCTCGACGTGAACGTGATGATGAACTACAAGCGCGACTTCGTGCCCGAGCAGGCGGGGTGGTTCAACACCTGGGCGGCCTACGCGGCGGGCCTGAAGGTGCGCGCGCCGTGGGCCACCCAGGTCAGCGGCGCGGCCATCTACCTCAACGACCCGCGCAGCACGCTGGCCCAGGTTCGCAAGACACGCAGCAGCGGCCTGGGCTGGGCCGGGTACTCCTACCGCACCCCCACCGCCGACGTGAACGCGGGCAAACGCACGACCGCCGACGCCCTGCCCGAACTCATCCTGACCCTGGCGGGGCCGGGCGGTCCCTTCGCCGCGCCCGCCCGCTGGGTGCGGCCCGACCCGCAGACTTTCCGAGCGATTCGCGGCACGTTGACGGCGGCGTCCGGTCCCCTGGGCGGGCGCGAGGTGTGCCTGCTGGACGAGGGGGGCCGCGAACTCGCCCGCACAACCACGAACGCGGCGGGTGGCTACGGCTTCCTGCGCGTGCCCGGACGGGCCGTGCGTGTGGCGGCAGGCGGGGTGTCCAGTGAGGTACACAGTGACCTCGTGACTGCCTCGGCCGGCCGCGTGACCGACCTCGCGCCGCTGGCCCTGCCCTGA
- a CDS encoding ABC transporter permease, translating into MTTLPAPTSTPSPWVLAWRRYRKSRLGVIGGWLLVLLYASALFAPFLAPYNITAQHEGLSYQPPQQLHIVHEGHLRSPFVYGFKQERDPVTFARKNVEDRENPIPVRLFVRGEPYRFLGVPTNLHLFGVPEGSYFFPLGTDQLGRDLLSRTLVGGQVSLTVGVIGVLISFAIGILLGGVSGYFGGWVDNLIQRVVEVLLSFPRLPILLALSTLIPARWPSTWVYLGIVAVLALIGWAGLARVVRGQVLAARGLEYVTAAQAIGARDLRVILRHITPNLSSFLVVTATLALPGYILGESALSFLGLGIKEPMTSWGLLLKDAQNFQTLRLYPWLLIPGLFIFLAVLAFNFFGDALRDAADTQSR; encoded by the coding sequence ATGACCACCCTCCCCGCCCCCACTTCCACCCCCTCACCCTGGGTGCTCGCGTGGCGGCGCTATCGCAAGTCGCGGCTGGGGGTCATCGGGGGATGGCTGCTGGTGCTGCTGTATGCCTCGGCGTTGTTCGCGCCCTTTCTGGCCCCGTACAACATCACCGCGCAGCACGAGGGCCTGAGCTACCAGCCGCCACAACAGTTGCACATCGTCCACGAGGGGCACCTGCGTTCGCCGTTCGTCTACGGGTTCAAACAGGAGCGCGACCCGGTCACGTTCGCCCGCAAGAACGTGGAGGACCGCGAGAACCCGATTCCCGTGCGTCTGTTCGTGCGGGGGGAGCCGTACCGCTTTCTGGGCGTGCCCACGAATCTGCACCTCTTCGGCGTGCCGGAAGGCTCGTACTTCTTCCCGCTGGGCACCGACCAGCTGGGCCGCGACCTGCTCTCGCGCACACTGGTGGGCGGGCAGGTCAGCCTGACGGTGGGCGTGATCGGCGTGCTGATTTCCTTTGCCATCGGCATTCTGCTGGGGGGCGTCAGCGGGTATTTCGGCGGGTGGGTGGACAACCTGATTCAGCGGGTGGTGGAGGTGCTGCTGAGCTTTCCGCGCCTGCCGATTCTGCTGGCGCTGTCCACGCTGATTCCGGCGCGCTGGCCGTCCACCTGGGTCTATCTCGGGATCGTCGCCGTGCTGGCCCTGATCGGCTGGGCGGGGCTGGCGCGGGTGGTGCGCGGGCAGGTGCTGGCGGCGCGGGGGCTGGAGTACGTGACCGCCGCGCAGGCCATCGGCGCGCGTGACCTGCGGGTGATCCTGCGCCACATCACGCCGAACCTGAGTTCCTTCCTGGTCGTGACGGCCACGCTGGCGCTGCCCGGCTACATCCTGGGCGAGAGCGCGCTGAGCTTCCTGGGGCTGGGCATCAAGGAACCCATGACCTCCTGGGGCCTGCTGCTCAAGGACGCGCAGAACTTCCAGACGCTGCGCCTGTATCCCTGGCTGCTGATTCCGGGCCTGTTCATCTTCCTGGCGGTGCTGGCCTTCAACTTCTTCGGGGACGCGCTGCGCGACGCGGCGGATACCCAGAGCCGGTAA
- a CDS encoding ABC transporter permease yields MLTYTLRRILGMIPTLLIISAVCFAVIKLQPGSFTDQYLEDPRFTRETAEAISRQLGLDQPAIVQYGRWLWGVVTRLDFGYSFLQNRPVVSVIGDLLGWTVFLSLITLLFSWLVAVPLGLYTAFNRHGLAAGVANFLGYVGLAIPDFLAALLLVALVLQLGGTNVGGLFSPAYIDAPWSWARVADLLKHLWIPVLALGLEGVAGLMRQMRASTLDVLTQDYIRTARAKGLPQHRVIWRHAVRNAINPLISLAGLSLPALISGTIIVSIVLSLPTIGPLLYDSLINKDQYTALTLLMLSAFLLLVGNLLADLALAWADPRVRYT; encoded by the coding sequence ATGCTGACCTATACCCTGCGCCGAATCCTCGGCATGATTCCCACCCTGCTGATCATCAGCGCCGTGTGTTTCGCGGTGATCAAGCTTCAGCCGGGCAGCTTTACCGACCAGTACCTCGAAGACCCACGCTTTACCCGCGAGACGGCGGAGGCGATCAGCCGTCAACTGGGCCTGGATCAGCCCGCCATCGTGCAGTACGGGCGCTGGCTGTGGGGCGTGGTGACGCGGCTGGACTTCGGCTACTCCTTCCTGCAAAACCGCCCGGTGGTCAGCGTCATAGGTGATCTGCTGGGCTGGACAGTGTTCCTGAGTCTGATCACGCTGCTGTTCTCCTGGCTGGTCGCCGTGCCGCTGGGCCTCTACACCGCCTTCAACCGGCACGGCCTCGCGGCGGGCGTGGCGAACTTTCTGGGCTATGTCGGCCTCGCCATTCCCGACTTTCTGGCCGCGCTGCTGCTGGTCGCGCTGGTGCTGCAACTGGGGGGCACCAACGTGGGCGGCCTCTTCAGCCCGGCGTATATCGACGCGCCCTGGTCGTGGGCGAGGGTGGCGGACCTGCTGAAGCACCTGTGGATTCCCGTCCTCGCCCTGGGACTGGAGGGGGTCGCGGGCCTGATGCGGCAGATGCGGGCCTCCACCCTGGACGTGCTGACCCAGGACTACATCCGCACCGCGCGGGCCAAGGGCCTCCCGCAGCACCGCGTGATCTGGCGGCACGCCGTCCGCAACGCGATCAATCCCCTGATCAGCCTGGCGGGCCTGAGCCTCCCGGCCCTGATCAGCGGCACCATCATCGTGAGCATCGTCCTGAGCCTGCCCACCATCGGCCCCCTGCTGTACGACAGCCTGATCAACAAGGACCAGTACACGGCCCTGACCCTGCTGATGCTGAGTGCGTTCCTGCTGCTGGTGGGCAACCTGCTGGCGGACCTGGCGCTGGCGTGGGCGGACCCGCGTGTGAGGTACACGTGA
- a CDS encoding ABC transporter substrate-binding protein — protein MLKRTLPLVTLALLGGALAAPKKVTGYGGLGVVDGKPGGTYTLVLGDSPQSLNYYGVIDNNLGLLAQQMFDGLVEFNYASYKVEPALAESWVVSPDGKVYTFKLRQGVKWSDGQTFDADDVVFTYDQIIMNPEARAGDAANFKLDGKPVQVKKVDANTVQFILPRPSPAFLLQMRSFIMPKHRLLKFSQEGGAKPADINNAWPSNVNEAEVVGTGPFKLSNYTAGQKVTLVKNPNYWKVDGRGTKLPYLDRLEFLIIRDPQAQVAQFLAGNVDQLNISGAQFPDLKQREVSGAPFKVMRSTALFGSPPFVAYNFDAKDPALAKVFSDARFRRAMQSALNRDRIIDTVYNGLASLPGHGVAPVNKEWYTNTTKQLGTFDLKAAAAALDALGLKDTNGDGVREISRGKNLEFDLTYATDSSVYPAIATILQNDFSKIGVKVNLKGILAKNLLSTGQSGNWEMILHAFGDQPDPELRKPIWQPGGALYYWHRSLMPAQDGGKPNLARMAPWEKEIYNIFDDAATTTDRSKRKALYTRWQLLFAQNLPVTPIAKPENIGAVSNKYGNYIYNLGVIPGYNPVPLIYQK, from the coding sequence ATGCTCAAGCGCACCCTTCCTCTCGTCACGCTCGCACTCCTCGGCGGTGCCCTCGCCGCGCCCAAAAAGGTCACGGGGTACGGCGGCCTCGGCGTGGTGGACGGCAAGCCCGGCGGCACCTACACCCTGGTGCTGGGCGACAGCCCGCAGAGCCTGAACTACTACGGCGTCATCGACAACAACCTGGGCCTGCTCGCCCAGCAGATGTTCGACGGCCTGGTCGAGTTCAACTACGCCTCCTACAAGGTCGAACCCGCGCTGGCCGAGTCCTGGGTGGTCAGTCCCGACGGCAAGGTCTACACCTTCAAGCTGCGCCAGGGCGTGAAGTGGAGCGACGGGCAGACCTTCGACGCCGACGACGTGGTCTTCACCTACGACCAGATCATCATGAACCCCGAGGCGCGCGCCGGGGACGCCGCCAACTTCAAGCTCGACGGCAAGCCGGTGCAGGTGAAGAAGGTGGACGCGAACACGGTGCAGTTCATCCTGCCGCGCCCCAGCCCGGCCTTTTTGCTCCAGATGCGCAGCTTCATCATGCCCAAGCACAGGCTGCTGAAGTTCTCGCAGGAGGGCGGAGCCAAGCCCGCCGACATTAACAACGCCTGGCCTAGCAACGTCAACGAGGCCGAGGTGGTCGGCACCGGTCCCTTCAAGCTCAGCAACTACACCGCCGGGCAGAAGGTCACGCTGGTGAAGAACCCCAACTACTGGAAGGTGGACGGCCGGGGGACCAAGCTGCCCTACCTCGACCGCCTCGAATTCCTGATCATCCGCGACCCGCAGGCCCAGGTCGCGCAGTTCCTGGCCGGGAACGTGGACCAGCTCAACATCTCGGGGGCACAGTTCCCCGACCTCAAGCAGCGGGAGGTGTCGGGCGCGCCCTTCAAGGTGATGCGCTCCACGGCGCTGTTCGGCAGCCCGCCCTTCGTCGCCTACAACTTCGACGCCAAGGACCCGGCGCTCGCCAAGGTCTTCAGCGACGCCCGCTTCCGCCGCGCGATGCAGAGCGCCCTGAACCGCGACCGCATCATCGACACTGTGTACAACGGCCTGGCGAGCCTGCCCGGCCACGGCGTCGCGCCCGTCAACAAGGAGTGGTACACCAACACCACTAAGCAACTTGGCACCTTCGACCTCAAGGCGGCGGCGGCGGCGCTGGACGCCCTGGGTCTCAAGGACACCAACGGCGACGGCGTCCGCGAGATCAGCCGGGGCAAGAACCTGGAGTTCGATCTCACCTACGCCACCGACTCCAGCGTGTACCCGGCCATCGCCACCATCCTCCAGAACGACTTTTCCAAGATCGGCGTGAAGGTGAACCTGAAGGGCATCCTCGCCAAGAACCTGCTTTCCACCGGGCAGAGCGGTAACTGGGAGATGATCCTGCACGCCTTCGGGGACCAGCCCGACCCTGAACTGCGCAAGCCCATCTGGCAGCCCGGCGGCGCGCTGTACTACTGGCACCGCAGCCTGATGCCCGCCCAGGACGGCGGCAAGCCCAACCTGGCCCGCATGGCCCCCTGGGAAAAGGAGATCTACAACATCTTCGACGACGCGGCCACCACCACCGACCGCAGCAAGCGCAAGGCCCTCTACACCCGCTGGCAACTGCTGTTCGCCCAGAACCTGCCCGTCACACCCATCGCCAAACCCGAGAACATCGGTGCAGTCAGCAACAAGTACGGCAACTACATCTACAACCTGGGCGTGATTCCGGGCTACAACCCGGTGCCGCTGATCTACCAGAAGTAA
- a CDS encoding GntR family transcriptional regulator, with translation MSASSPPWAIPLDPASATPVYVQVAHGLAARIENGRLEGGTALPAERDLAGALGVSRVTVRQALALLAQQGLLTRRHGSGTFVNPPAPALAARPLGLLTGFSEDVRSRGQTPGARVLSFECARPTPQEAMTLALSPQDRVYRLRRLRTADGEPLAVEESTLPAALTGLLSDADVTDASLYALLAARGLSPVRAVRHLRAVNAGEQMAGWLHVPPGAALLATERVSWTAAGQPVEHARAHYRGDRYDFVMELHGEGQP, from the coding sequence ATGTCCGCCTCCTCCCCGCCCTGGGCCATCCCGCTGGACCCCGCGAGTGCCACGCCGGTTTACGTGCAGGTGGCGCACGGCCTCGCCGCCCGCATCGAGAACGGCAGGCTGGAGGGCGGAACGGCCCTGCCCGCCGAACGGGACCTCGCTGGGGCGCTGGGGGTGTCGCGCGTGACGGTGCGGCAGGCGCTGGCGCTGCTGGCCCAGCAGGGCTTGCTGACGCGGCGGCACGGGAGCGGCACCTTCGTAAATCCGCCCGCCCCGGCGCTGGCCGCCCGGCCCCTGGGCCTGCTGACGGGCTTTTCCGAGGATGTGCGCTCGCGCGGGCAGACGCCGGGGGCGCGGGTCCTCTCCTTCGAGTGCGCCCGCCCCACCCCGCAGGAGGCGATGACGCTGGCCCTCTCGCCGCAGGACCGCGTGTACCGCCTGCGCCGCTTGCGAACGGCGGACGGCGAACCGCTGGCCGTGGAGGAAAGCACGCTGCCCGCCGCGCTGACCGGGCTGCTGAGCGACGCCGACGTGACCGACGCCAGTCTGTACGCGCTCCTGGCCGCTCGGGGGCTGAGTCCGGTGCGGGCGGTGCGGCACCTGCGGGCGGTGAACGCGGGGGAGCAGATGGCTGGATGGCTGCACGTGCCGCCCGGCGCGGCCCTGCTCGCCACCGAGCGCGTCTCATGGACGGCGGCGGGACAGCCGGTGGAGCACGCCCGCGCCCACTACCGCGGCGACCGCTACGACTTCGTGATGGAACTGCACGGCGAGGGGCAGCCATGA